In Parabacteroides timonensis, the genomic stretch ACTTTCATTCCGACTATCTACGACCGTCTGCACCGTTACCTGCACGAAACTTGGAAGGTGGACAAGAGCGGTCTGCCTATTGAACGTAGCGGGGAATGGAGCTGGGGCGATTGGGGTGAACAGATCGACATGGGAGTACTGACCAATTGCTGGTACTATCTCGCACTGAAAGCAGAAAAAGCTTTTGCCCTTCAACTAGGGAAGAAGGCCGATGCCGAAGAGATCGGTCGTATGATGTATAGCATTGAGAAATGTTTCAATACGAAGTTCTGGACAGGAACAGCCTATCGTTCTCCCGGCTATCATGGTGAGAATGACGACCGGGCACAGGCAATGGCAGTCCTTTCCGGTTTGGCCCCGAAAGATAAATATCCTGCTATACTGAAACTGCTGAAGAAAGAGTATCATGCCAGTCCCTATATGGAAAAATATGTACTGGAGGCTCTTTTCCATATTGGGGCTCCGGATGCTGCGTTGCAGCGTATGCGGGATCGCTATGCCGGTATGCTGGGTTATAAGGAATATACGACCTTGTTTGAAGGTTGGGGAGTAGGAGTCGATGGCTTTGGTGGCGGAACGATCAATCATGCATGGAGTGGCGGTCCGTTAACATTGCTCAGCCAGAAAGTATGTGGTATAGAACCGACTTCGCCTGGATTTAAAACTTTCCAGGTAAAGCCCCAGATGGGTTCTTTGACAGAAGCGTCGGCTACGGTAGCGACTCATTATGGTGAAATCAAAGTAGATTTACGGAAATCAGGTCGTAATATTCTTGTTGAAATTCAGGTACCCGAACAAACAACTGCAATAGTGATTTCGCCCAAAGGAAAAGCTTATAAAGTTGGCGCTGGCGCCCATAATTTAAAGTGTCCCTTTTAATACGGGCACTTTTTATAATAAAATTGACGAATAGATTTAAGATTTATATATTGTTTGGTAGCCTCACATTATCTACTTTTGCCGGGGATAATGTGAGGCTATTGGTCGATGGTGAAAGGAAAAAGTAAAACAAAGTCGAAATCGAGGAAAAAGAAAAAGCAGGTATCATCGTTTGTTCTGGCTGTCAAACGGGTATTTGTCGCTATTTCTATAATACTTGCCTGCCTGATAGGCGTTTTATTTTTATATGATTATCTGTATCCTGTAACCGGAAAACAACCAGTTGTGGAGGAACAGCAAAAAGCGGTTGCTAAAGAGCAGAAGAAGTTTGCGACTCCGAAAAAGCCGGTTCCTGAGCAAAAGAAAAAAGACGAGCTATCCTCAATAAAGCCTTCCCGTCCCAAAACAACAACCTTCAAAATCCCCGCAAACGCAGAGATTCCCAAGTTACAGGCTAAACGGTCTGAACAGGTGATTCGCCATGAAGGTTACACCGTATCCTATAATTCTGATTACAAAATAGCAAACTGGGTAGCCTACGAATTGACTCCCGAAGAAGCAAAAAGTAAAAAGACGGAACGTTCGAACAAGTTCGTTCCCGATCCGTTGGTAAAAGGAGCTACTGCCACCAACGATGATTATACCCGTACAGGCTACGACCGTGGCCATCTGGCTCCGGCGGGTGATATGAAATGGTCGGCTAAAGCGATGCGCGAATCGTTTTATCTGAGTAATATTTGTCCGCAGGAGCCGGGGTTAAACCGTGGTATCTGGAAAGATCTGGAAGAATTAAGCCGGATGTGGGCGAACGATTACGGAGCTTTATTGATTGCTACCGGCCCTGTTATGACAGACGACATGAAGCGGATGGGAAAGAACAGGATAGGAGTACCCGGTGCATTTTACAAAGTGATTTGTTATGTTTCAGGTGAAGAGTATAAGGCTATCGGATTTATTTTTGAGAACAGGGACTATAAGAAAACAGCATTGAGATCCATGGCAATCCCTGTCGATAGTGTAGAGAAAGTAACGGGAATAGATTTCTTCCCGGCCGTTCCTGATGAACAGGAAAAAGTAATGGAAGCAAAAATAGACTGGGACAGTTGGTCCTTTTAATTATGTACAAGCAAATGGTATTCCGCTGGTAAAAAGGTAGGTAATATCCGAACAATTATAAAAAAATGAATGTTGTAATGCTATGACTTAACGCATAGTATTATATGACTTTGTATTAGCATATAATTAACAAATAACTAAATAAGTAAATGCAAGTTATCATGAATGGTAAATTAATTCCCGTTTTTGTATTGGCAGCATTGATGTCTTGTAGCCGACCGCCGGTAAAAGAGCAAGGGCCTCGTCCGGTAAAGTTGACTGAAGTAGCATCATTAAATGTGGTGGAGAAGTCGTTTAGTGGTGTAGTATCTCCTGACCAGTTCAGTGACCTGGCGTTTAAAATGTCCGGACCATTGATCTCCCTGAACGTGGAAGAAGGGCAGAAAGTACGTACCGGACAAATAGTGGCAGAAATGGACCCCCAGGATTTCAAGTGGGATTTTGAAGCAAAGAAGGCTTCCTTCCAGACTGCACAGGCCCAGTTGCAACGTGCTGAAAGACTGTTGGCAAAGCAAGCGATCTCCCAGCAGGAATATGAAACGACAAAAGCTTCTTATTCCAATGCCCAGGCAGCATTTGAAAACTCTCAGAATACATTGGAGCAAACCAAACTTCGTGCTCCTTTTGACGGTTTTATCCAGAAGAAGTATGTAGAGAACTATCAGAAAGTACAGATGGGGCAGGGTATTGTCTGCCTGATCAATCCTAATAAACTGCAAATCCAGTTTACGATGCCGGAAACGAACATTACCTATTTCTCGACTCCTTATACGATCTATGTGGAGTTCGACAACTATAAAGGTGTCCGTTTCAAGGCTAAGGTAAAAGAATATGTGGAAGCATCTCCCGACGGTTCCGGTGTTCCTGTATTCCTGTATATTGACGATCCTGCGTTCGATCTCAATAAGTATAAGGTGGCCGTAGGTTTCTCTTGCCGCGTTGTACTGAATATCGAAAGCCAGAGTTTCAATGAAGGAGCTGTATTAATACCCCTGTCTGCTATTGTTGCCGACGAAGCGAACAGTAGCGATAAGTTCGTTTTTGTCTTTAATACGCAAACCCAGCAGGTTGAACGCCGCATGATCACGGTAAGAGAACTGGTTGGTAAAGACAATGTGATCATTCTGGAAGGATTGAAAGCCGGAGAACGTGTCGTTACTGCCGGAGCAACCCGCCTTGTAGACGGACAACAAGTAAAAGTATTAACAGATTAAGAAGAGAAACAATGAATATTCCAAAATATTCCTTAGAGAATAGTAAGATTATATACTTCTTTCTGGCTGTGATGCTGATTGGTGGTATATACTCTTTCTTCAAACTACCGAAGAAGGAGGACGCCCCCTTTGTAATCAAACAGGCTGTATTGGTTACACAATATCCGGGAGCAACTCCTTTTGAAGTGGAAAAACTGATTACCGAGCCGATCGAAAGAGAGATACAGTCTATGTCGGACGTGTATCAGATTAAGTCGGAGTCTTATTTCGGGATGTCGAAGATATCGATCGAACTACAACCGACGCTTGCTCCCGACTATATGCCTGTTAAGTGGGACGAACTTCGCCGTAAGGTGGCAAATATAGAACCCCGTCTTCCGAGCGGTGCCTCTTCCATATCGGTCAGTGATGACTTTGGTGATGTATTCGGTATCTATTATGCCTTGACTGCCGATGATGGGTTTACCTATGACGAATTGCGCGACTGGTCGCAAAAGATCAAGACAGAATTGTCTCCGGTACCCGGCGTACAGAAGGTGTATCTGTTTGGTGAACAAACACAGGTTATCAATGTAAGGATCTCGGTACCGAAACTGGCTAACCTCGGGATTGATCCTAACTCTATCCAGCAGGTACTGCAAACACAAAACCTGTTGGTCAATACCGGAGACATCAATACCGGCAGCTATCAGTTACGTTTGAGAGCTGAAGGAACTTATAAAGATATACAGGATATACGCGACCAGTTGATCGTTACCAAAAGTGGAGGTGAAGTGCGTTTGGGAGATATCGCAATCGTTGAACGCGGTTATATGGATCCCCCTTCCAATCTGATGCGTGTGGATGGCAAGCGCGCTATCGGTATTGGGGTTGCAACAGGATCGAATGATGATGTGGTTGCAGTAGGTAACGATGTCGCTGCCCATCTGGAAGAAATGGAACAGCTTTTCCCTATCGGGATGGAGTTGAAGACGATCTATCCGGAAAATAAGATTGCCGATGAAGCGAACAATGGCTTTATCCTTAACCTGATCGAATCGTTGCTGATCGTTATTGTAGTGATCTTCCTTGTCATGGGATCGCGTGCCGGTATGCTGGTGGGTAGTTCGCTACTCTTCTCCGTAGGGGGTACGTTGTTGCTTATGCTTATCTGGGGTGTAGGATTGAACCGAACTTCGCTGGCTGCATTTATCATCGCGATGGGTATGCTGGTGGATAATGCCATTGTGGTAACAGATAATGCGCAGGTAGGTATCAAGCGCGGGTTATCCCGTTACCAGGCTTTGGTAGACGGAGCAACCAAGCCACAATGGGCCTTATTGGGTGCAACTTTTATCGCTGTCTGTTCATTCCTGCCGATGTATCTGGCTCCTGCTTCCGTAGCAGAGATCGTTAAACCATTGTTTATCGTATTGGCTGTGTCGTTGGGGTTAAGCTGGGTATTGGCATTAACGCAAACAACGACTTTCGGTAACTTTATCCTGAAAGAAGCGAAACCGGGTGAAGCGAAAGATCCTTACGATACGAAGTTGTATCATAAGTTTGAAAAGGTTCTGGCCCGTCTTATTAAACGCAGATGGGTAACCGTTTCTTCTGTCGTAGCAACCCTGTTCCTTTCCTTATTTATTATGGGGATCATGCCGCAGAGCTTCTTCCCGATCATGAACAAGCCTTATTTCCGTGCCGACCTGATCTTCCCGGAAGGTTACAGTATCTACGATGTGGAGAAGAGTGTGAAAGAGATCGAAGGTTACCTGAGTAATAATAAGAACATCAAATCGTACTCATTTACCCTGGGAGGTTCCCCGGTTCGTTATTACCTGGCAAGTTCATCGGTGGGACCGAAGCCTAACTTTGCGAATGTATTGATCGAAACTCAAAAGGCGGAAGATGCACAGGCGGAAGAAGGTAAATTCTACGATTATATGGTGGCAAACTATCCGAACATCCTCACTCGTTCGGCCCTGTTCGCTTTGTCTCCCGTGCCCGATGCCGCTATTGAGATCGGTTTTATCGGAGATAATGTGGATACACTGGTGGCTTTGACGGAGAAAGTCAAGGAGATAGCCCGTCAGTACGACCAGGTGATGGAAGTGCGCGATAGCTGGGGCAATAAGGTACCGGTATGGAAGCCGTTGTATTCACAGGAAAAAGGTTTGCGTCTGGGCATCACCCGTCAGCAAGTAGCTTATTCCCTTCGCTCGGCAACGAACGGTGTTCCGCTCGGCGAGTATCGTGAAGGCGATGTTTTTATGCCTATCCTGATGAAGGATGCCGACCGCGACTCAATGAACCTGAATGATATTAAGACGTTGCCGGTTTATAGTGCCAAAGGACGTTCAGTCAAGGTTGAGCAGGTAATCGACGATTTCTCTCTCGATTACGAATACAATGTCGTAAGGCGTTTCAACCGTCAACCGTATATGATGATGCAGTGCGAACCGAAACGCGGTGCCAACACAATGGCTGCATTCAGTCATCTTTGGACGGAAGCCCAAAAACAAATACAGGTTCCCGAAGGTTATAAGATGACTTACTTCGGAGAACAAAGTGAACAGGATAAAGGTAATAAGGCTATTGCAGCCAACATTCCTTTGATGTTTGGTCTAATCTATATCACCTTGCTGTTCCTCTTTCCGAAATATTACCGGAAACCGGTATTGATCATGGCAATGCTTCCATTGATCTTTATCGGGGTAGTACTGGGATTGCTGGTCTTCGGAAAGTCGCTCGACTTCTTTGCGATGTTGGGACTATTGGGTCTGATCGGTATGAACATCAAGAATGCCATTGTGCTTGTCGATGAGATAGGCCTTCAGATGAATAGCGGACTGGCCCCTGTCAATGCTATCATAGAAGCGACCAAGACACGTATCGTGCCTGTGACGATGGCATCGGGTACTACGATCCTGGGTATGCTTCCTTTGTTGGGGGATGCGATGTTTGCCGGTATGGCGGCTACGATCATGGGAGGTTTGTTTGTATCGACCATCCTGACCATCTTCGTGCTTCCGGTTACCTATTGTATATTCTTTAAGATTAAATCGGAATAAGTAATATGAAAAGTAAACTGATAATAGGTTGTATGCTGTTGGGTGCTTTATCTGCGAATGCGCAGGTACAGCCCATCACGGCAGCCGAATATAAAGAAAAAGTGCTTGAATACAGCCGTCAGATCAAGCAGAGTTCCGAAGAACGGATCGCTATGCAGCACGCTATTAAAGCTGCTAAGACTGCCTTTTTTCCGGCGGTTGATTTCTCCGGTAGTTACCAGTACCGTATTAATAAGTACGAATTGATGCCGGGCTATGAAATGGATCATAACACTTATAGCCTGGGAGCAACTGTCAGCCAGCCTATCTATGCCGGAGGACAAATTTACAACAACTATAAGGCTGCCGAGATACAGGGACAGATTGCCACTGAAGCGGAAGAACTGACAACCGATAACATTGTTTATGCCGCCGATATGAACTACTGGTCGGTAGCCGCCCGCAAAGGGATGTATGATGTAATGACCCAGTATGTCGATATCGTGCAGGAGTTGGCCAACGTATTGACCCTTCGTTTCCAGGACGGACAAATCAGTAAGACCGACCTTTTGCAGGTACAGGCCCGCCTGAAAGAGGCGGAGTTGAACAAAAGTTCTGCCTATAAAGACTATCAGATCGCCTTACAAAATCTCAACGTCCTGATGGGGGTTCCCCCGATGGAAGAGGTAGCTATTGCCGACTCTATCACAATGGATCAACCGTTACCTCTGCGTGTGGGTGAGTCTGCAGCGTTGGATAATCGTCCGGACTTTCATATAGCCCAGTTGAATATCGAGTATCAGAAACGGCAGATCAACCTCTCCAAGGCAAAGTATAACCCGAACCTGTCTGTCGGATTTCAGGGATCATGGGGAACTCCTATGCTGAACATGAAAGGTTCCGACCAGCTATGGACACCGGCAGTCTTCGCTTCCCTGAAAATACCTTTGTTCCGTTGGGGAGCGCGCTTCAAGGAAGTGAATTCGCAAAAAGCGATCCTGCGTAGTAAAGAGTATGCGATGGACAATACCCGCGATCAGATCGGCCAGGAAGTAGCTAATGCCTGGACCAGTCTGACTGAGAACACCAAGCAGATCGATGTTGCTGAAGATGCCTGCAAAATAGCTGAAGAGAATCTCGACCTGAATACATTCAGCTATAACGAAGGTAAGCTTCCTATTGTCGATGTACTCTCTGCCCAGCTATCATGGATACAGTCTTACAGCAGTCTTATCCAGACCTGGTATCAGCAGAAAGCCTCTCTGGCTCAATATAACAAAGCTATCGGTATCCGTCGTATGCAGTAAGAAGCGATCGGATATACAGGAAACGAAAAGGCGGCTATCGGGAAATACAACCCAGTAGTCGCTTTTTTTATTGTTTACATCCCTACCTTTTAGAGTAAAGTATACTATCAATTAGTTCAAGAGTCCCGACCTGCTATCGTCACCCTGTACACCCTGGCCAACTACCCTGTACATGCTGACAAACCAGGGTGTACAGGATAATCGGCCATGGTGTACACCGTAGCAACAATAAGTCCCTTCTTTTCATATAATAAGTAGTGACTTATTGATTAGTTTGTCATAAGCTTTATCTTTGTGCCTGCTTAAATAAAAAAAGAATCGCATGGAGATTGTAAGAATAACAACAACGGATGAATCGCTGTATAAAGCATTTAGGGAGATATATGATATTAGTTTTCCTGTTTTTGAACAACGGACTGAAGTGCAGCAGAAGGATGCTTTTGCGGATAGCCGCTTTTATCTGGATTGTTATGTCGGTAAGAATACCGGTTTCTTGCAAGGCTTTATTGCTTACTGGAGATTTGATGGTTATATATATGTGGAGCATTTCGCTATTCATCCGAATGAGCGTGGTAAAGGTTTGGGTGGATTTATCCTGAAAAATCTGATAGAGCAGGAGGGTGGACGTGTACTATTGGAGATAGACCCTGTGGTTGATAGTATATCTGCAGCCCGGTTACGTTTTTATCAGTCGTATGGATTTGTGGAAAATCCGTTCCCGCATATTCATCCGGCTTACAGAAATGAATATCCGGATCATTCGTTAGTTGTTTTATCTACGGAAGGTGAGATGACCGCCTCTGAATATAATAAGTTCGCCTCCGATCTGAATATGATAGTAATGAAAAAGGGAATGTAACGAATACATTCCCTTTTTCATTCTCTTTTCTATATTGAATGGTATTTATTCTTTATTCAATGCTTTCAGGGAGAATAAGAAAGTTGAACCTTTACCTTCTTCCGACTCGAACCATAATTTACCATCATGCAGTTCCACAAAATCTTTACAAAGCATCAATCCCAATCCTGAACCCTTTTCGTTGTTTGTTCCGTAAGAAGTAAAATGCGTGTTGGCTTTCAGTAATTTCTCCTGGTCTTCTTTCTTAATTCCTTTACCGGAGTCTTTTACGCTGACAATTACATTATTACCTTCAATACTAGTCGAAACTTCAATTGTACCTCCTTCGAAACTAAACTTGATCGCGTTTGAAATAAGGTTTCTGACAACTGTCTTTATCATGTCTATATCGACAGAACCAACAAGTTCCTTATCAACATTTATTAATTGCAGGCTAACGCCTTTTTGGGTAGCCATCGGAATGTAAATTTCAGCGGTGCTGGAAACCAAGCTGTTGATATCAGCCTCTTGTTTATATATGTTCTGCTTTTTCAGGCGGTTCTTTGCCCATTTCAACAAATTGTCAAGCAGGAGGAAAATTTCTTCTGATGTTTTATTCATCATCTGCAGCATTTCGAATACTTCGGGGCTGACTTGGCTCTTGTCTACCATCATAAGGATAGCATTATTCATCATTTTCAAAGAACCGAGTGGAGAACGAAGATCGTGTGCTATAACAGAATAGAGTGTATCGCGTGATTCAATTGTATTTTCCAGTTCCTGTTTTATGCGTTTAATACTAAATAGTTCATAACGATGGGCAACGCGTTTGACCAGTTCTTCTCTTTGGAAGGGTTTTGTGACATATTCGGTAGCTCCTAACTGGTATCCTTTCACTATACTCTGCATATCGCTAAGTGCAGACATGATGATTACAGGAATATCATTGGTGTCCGGGGCACTCTTGAGGTGTTGTAATACCTCGTATCCGTCCATTTCCGGCATCATGATATCTAGCAGTATGAGATTGGGATGTCTGTCATGAGCAATGCGAAGAGCTTTGGCGCCGCTATCACAGGTCAATAGTGTATATCCTTCTTTTTTTAATATAGCCTGTACTAACATGACGTTGGTTGGAACATCGTCAACGATCAATACTGTATACTCTGATGCTAAATTATCCATATTAATTTTACACTTTTCTTGATATTCAATCACTATCAGTACACAAATGTATTAATAATGTTTGAATTTACAGAGGTTTTCATTGTTGCATTTTAGAAATATTTTTCTTATTATATTCTCTTTGCTTTTTCCCAGGCCCCATTCCCTTTATTTCCAGATAAATAGAAAAATCCTCTTATGACATTTATATTCATAAAAGAAAAGTAATAAGGAATGAAAAGCAGTTTATTCCGTAAATTTCGCTGTTCCATCAAATAGCCTGCATAAGCCATTATATAGAATGCAACTTGTAAAAGTAGTAAAAATATATATGTAAACTCACTCTTACATGTTAATATTATATTTAAAGGAATTAACAGGAATAAGACAATCGGTGTAATGGTCCATCGTAAGACCCGGTGGCTTATGAACTGGAAGCTCAATGTGCCGTAACGGAATATGTTAAACAAGCTCCGTAAACGCCATACCGATTGCAAACCGCCTGCGGCAATACGTATTTTACGCTTTTCTTCTTCTTTCATATTCAATGATGCAGTTTCGGTTGCGTAAGCTTCTTTGCAATAAGCGATTTTATGTCCTTTCTGCGCAATACGGAGAGAGAGGATGAAATCATCCAGGAGTGTGTCGGGCGGCATTTGTTCGAATAGTTCAGTTCGTACGGCAAATAGTTCGCCGGCAGCTCCTACAGCGGAGTATAATCGATAATCCAGTGATTTCAATGCCGATTCATATTTCCAATAGATTCCTTCTCCAGCAGTTGCACCTTGTGCGGTTGCTGTTTCAACTCTTTTTTCTCCCGCTACACAACCCACTTTTGGATTGGAGAATTGACGGACGATCTCTGTGATCGCATCTGCATTCAACATTGTATTGGCATCTGTGAAAACGACATAAGGAGTGGTTACATACTGTATTCCACGGTTTAGTGCAGCTGTCTTTCCTCTGCGTTCCGGTTGAAAGAGAACGGTTACTTCCGGATATTTTTTCAGGTATTCATTCGTATGATCGTTTGAGCCGTCGGTCACCCAAACTATTTTAAGTTTGTCGGCAGGATAGGAGAGAGCATGGCAGTTCTTCATCTTGGCCGCAACAATATCTTCTTCATTGTATGCGGCAATGAAGAGGGTTACTTCGGGGAGCGGATCTGTTAAATCGCATCTGACCGGTTTGTGAAATGTTTCTTTTATCCGTACCAATATATATAATAATATACCATATCCGAGATATGTGTAGAAAACGATAAATATTCCTATCCAGAATAAGTACTTAATAGTCAGATAAAATGAATCCATACTCATATTTTAATATAAATATATTTTTATAGTTTGCAAATATAATAAAGTTTTATAACAATTCATCAAATAAAGAAATTTTTAAAAGACTATGAAAAATAACGTGTTTTTGGTTTTTATGTTCTGGATTTTATTATTTTTGCAGTTTCTACGTTTTTGTAAATTTATAAAATATGGTGGTGTTGCATTGGTTGGAAATAATTTTATTTGTAGTAGCTGTTCTGAACGTTGTTTATTTACTAATGTTCAGTATTGCCTCTCATCTGCATTTGGAACGGAATAGCTCTTTATCTTCTGTTACAAAGCGGATTGCAATTTTGATTCCTGCCTATAAGGAGGATCGGGTTATTATGGAATGTGTTGCGTCTTGTATGAATCAGAACTATCCAACCGATAAATACGATATTGTGGTTATCTCAGATCGGATGAAAGAGGGTACCGATCAGATATTGTTGTCTCTTCCGGTTAAGTTGGTAAATGTCCATTTTGAAAATAGTACTAAAGCCAAAGCTCTAAACTTTGCAATGGATCAAATCGGTGATCTTTACGATATTGCAGTAGTATTGGATGCCGATAACGTGATCTATGCTGACTTCCTGCAAAATATCAATAACTTTTTTTCGGCTCCTGGGGTTAGGATCGTTCAGGCACATCGTAAAGCAAAGAATC encodes the following:
- a CDS encoding hybrid sensor histidine kinase/response regulator yields the protein MDNLASEYTVLIVDDVPTNVMLVQAILKKEGYTLLTCDSGAKALRIAHDRHPNLILLDIMMPEMDGYEVLQHLKSAPDTNDIPVIIMSALSDMQSIVKGYQLGATEYVTKPFQREELVKRVAHRYELFSIKRIKQELENTIESRDTLYSVIAHDLRSPLGSLKMMNNAILMMVDKSQVSPEVFEMLQMMNKTSEEIFLLLDNLLKWAKNRLKKQNIYKQEADINSLVSSTAEIYIPMATQKGVSLQLINVDKELVGSVDIDMIKTVVRNLISNAIKFSFEGGTIEVSTSIEGNNVIVSVKDSGKGIKKEDQEKLLKANTHFTSYGTNNEKGSGLGLMLCKDFVELHDGKLWFESEEGKGSTFLFSLKALNKE
- a CDS encoding efflux RND transporter permease subunit; amino-acid sequence: MNIPKYSLENSKIIYFFLAVMLIGGIYSFFKLPKKEDAPFVIKQAVLVTQYPGATPFEVEKLITEPIEREIQSMSDVYQIKSESYFGMSKISIELQPTLAPDYMPVKWDELRRKVANIEPRLPSGASSISVSDDFGDVFGIYYALTADDGFTYDELRDWSQKIKTELSPVPGVQKVYLFGEQTQVINVRISVPKLANLGIDPNSIQQVLQTQNLLVNTGDINTGSYQLRLRAEGTYKDIQDIRDQLIVTKSGGEVRLGDIAIVERGYMDPPSNLMRVDGKRAIGIGVATGSNDDVVAVGNDVAAHLEEMEQLFPIGMELKTIYPENKIADEANNGFILNLIESLLIVIVVIFLVMGSRAGMLVGSSLLFSVGGTLLLMLIWGVGLNRTSLAAFIIAMGMLVDNAIVVTDNAQVGIKRGLSRYQALVDGATKPQWALLGATFIAVCSFLPMYLAPASVAEIVKPLFIVLAVSLGLSWVLALTQTTTFGNFILKEAKPGEAKDPYDTKLYHKFEKVLARLIKRRWVTVSSVVATLFLSLFIMGIMPQSFFPIMNKPYFRADLIFPEGYSIYDVEKSVKEIEGYLSNNKNIKSYSFTLGGSPVRYYLASSSVGPKPNFANVLIETQKAEDAQAEEGKFYDYMVANYPNILTRSALFALSPVPDAAIEIGFIGDNVDTLVALTEKVKEIARQYDQVMEVRDSWGNKVPVWKPLYSQEKGLRLGITRQQVAYSLRSATNGVPLGEYREGDVFMPILMKDADRDSMNLNDIKTLPVYSAKGRSVKVEQVIDDFSLDYEYNVVRRFNRQPYMMMQCEPKRGANTMAAFSHLWTEAQKQIQVPEGYKMTYFGEQSEQDKGNKAIAANIPLMFGLIYITLLFLFPKYYRKPVLIMAMLPLIFIGVVLGLLVFGKSLDFFAMLGLLGLIGMNIKNAIVLVDEIGLQMNSGLAPVNAIIEATKTRIVPVTMASGTTILGMLPLLGDAMFAGMAATIMGGLFVSTILTIFVLPVTYCIFFKIKSE
- a CDS encoding efflux RND transporter periplasmic adaptor subunit, which translates into the protein MNGKLIPVFVLAALMSCSRPPVKEQGPRPVKLTEVASLNVVEKSFSGVVSPDQFSDLAFKMSGPLISLNVEEGQKVRTGQIVAEMDPQDFKWDFEAKKASFQTAQAQLQRAERLLAKQAISQQEYETTKASYSNAQAAFENSQNTLEQTKLRAPFDGFIQKKYVENYQKVQMGQGIVCLINPNKLQIQFTMPETNITYFSTPYTIYVEFDNYKGVRFKAKVKEYVEASPDGSGVPVFLYIDDPAFDLNKYKVAVGFSCRVVLNIESQSFNEGAVLIPLSAIVADEANSSDKFVFVFNTQTQQVERRMITVRELVGKDNVIILEGLKAGERVVTAGATRLVDGQQVKVLTD
- a CDS encoding DNA/RNA non-specific endonuclease; the protein is MVKGKSKTKSKSRKKKKQVSSFVLAVKRVFVAISIILACLIGVLFLYDYLYPVTGKQPVVEEQQKAVAKEQKKFATPKKPVPEQKKKDELSSIKPSRPKTTTFKIPANAEIPKLQAKRSEQVIRHEGYTVSYNSDYKIANWVAYELTPEEAKSKKTERSNKFVPDPLVKGATATNDDYTRTGYDRGHLAPAGDMKWSAKAMRESFYLSNICPQEPGLNRGIWKDLEELSRMWANDYGALLIATGPVMTDDMKRMGKNRIGVPGAFYKVICYVSGEEYKAIGFIFENRDYKKTALRSMAIPVDSVEKVTGIDFFPAVPDEQEKVMEAKIDWDSWSF
- a CDS encoding GNAT family N-acetyltransferase; the encoded protein is MEIVRITTTDESLYKAFREIYDISFPVFEQRTEVQQKDAFADSRFYLDCYVGKNTGFLQGFIAYWRFDGYIYVEHFAIHPNERGKGLGGFILKNLIEQEGGRVLLEIDPVVDSISAARLRFYQSYGFVENPFPHIHPAYRNEYPDHSLVVLSTEGEMTASEYNKFASDLNMIVMKKGM
- a CDS encoding glycosyltransferase family 2 protein, which translates into the protein MDSFYLTIKYLFWIGIFIVFYTYLGYGILLYILVRIKETFHKPVRCDLTDPLPEVTLFIAAYNEEDIVAAKMKNCHALSYPADKLKIVWVTDGSNDHTNEYLKKYPEVTVLFQPERRGKTAALNRGIQYVTTPYVVFTDANTMLNADAITEIVRQFSNPKVGCVAGEKRVETATAQGATAGEGIYWKYESALKSLDYRLYSAVGAAGELFAVRTELFEQMPPDTLLDDFILSLRIAQKGHKIAYCKEAYATETASLNMKEEEKRKIRIAAGGLQSVWRLRSLFNIFRYGTLSFQFISHRVLRWTITPIVLFLLIPLNIILTCKSEFTYIFLLLLQVAFYIMAYAGYLMEQRNLRNKLLFIPYYFSFMNINVIRGFFYLSGNKGNGAWEKAKRI
- a CDS encoding TolC family protein: MKSKLIIGCMLLGALSANAQVQPITAAEYKEKVLEYSRQIKQSSEERIAMQHAIKAAKTAFFPAVDFSGSYQYRINKYELMPGYEMDHNTYSLGATVSQPIYAGGQIYNNYKAAEIQGQIATEAEELTTDNIVYAADMNYWSVAARKGMYDVMTQYVDIVQELANVLTLRFQDGQISKTDLLQVQARLKEAELNKSSAYKDYQIALQNLNVLMGVPPMEEVAIADSITMDQPLPLRVGESAALDNRPDFHIAQLNIEYQKRQINLSKAKYNPNLSVGFQGSWGTPMLNMKGSDQLWTPAVFASLKIPLFRWGARFKEVNSQKAILRSKEYAMDNTRDQIGQEVANAWTSLTENTKQIDVAEDACKIAEENLDLNTFSYNEGKLPIVDVLSAQLSWIQSYSSLIQTWYQQKASLAQYNKAIGIRRMQ